In the genome of Myxococcales bacterium, one region contains:
- a CDS encoding class I SAM-dependent methyltransferase produces MSRALWEERYRSNCTPWDIGMPDPHLTELVERGRVVPGRALEIGCGTGSDARWLAERGFAVVALDLAPLAIERAKQAEPPNAGSVEFHCLDFLTEEVPGGPFDLVFDRGCFHIFDGAEERARFAARVAELLAPGGAWLSLLGSTEGPAREEGPPRRSAAEVLAAIEPSLALEELRATEFRIERAPLPAAWACLARRRARPAQPSTRRE; encoded by the coding sequence ATGAGTCGAGCGCTGTGGGAAGAACGTTATCGGAGCAACTGCACACCCTGGGACATCGGCATGCCGGACCCGCACCTGACCGAGCTCGTCGAGCGCGGACGGGTCGTGCCGGGGCGAGCCCTCGAGATTGGCTGTGGCACCGGCAGCGATGCACGCTGGCTCGCGGAGCGCGGCTTTGCAGTCGTTGCCCTGGATCTCGCGCCGCTGGCGATCGAACGAGCGAAACAAGCTGAGCCCCCGAACGCGGGCTCCGTCGAGTTTCACTGCCTGGACTTCCTGACCGAGGAGGTGCCCGGCGGTCCGTTCGATCTGGTGTTCGACCGTGGTTGTTTTCACATCTTCGACGGCGCCGAAGAGCGTGCACGCTTCGCCGCACGCGTCGCCGAGCTGCTTGCCCCGGGCGGAGCTTGGCTCAGTTTGCTCGGCAGCACCGAAGGTCCGGCCCGCGAGGAAGGTCCGCCCCGGCGGTCCGCCGCCGAGGTCCTGGCCGCCATCGAACCCAGCCTCGCGCTCGAAGAGCTGCGCGCCACGGAGTTCCGCATCGAGCGCGCCCCGCTGCCGGCCGCGTGGGCATGCCTGGCGCGTCGGCGCGCCAGGCCGGCTCAGCCGTCGACGCGACGGGAGTAG
- a CDS encoding acetoacetate decarboxylase family protein encodes MSTALPIVYRKARAWIAGFPAPTRELAKLLPDARLDVIEVRPGTSVLVAAAFEYVDTSIGPYLEAALSIPCRWGRHLRVPLLPLMAERWLGDVGHWVQLLPVTTSAADVAGRTIWGYPKFVGDIQVDAGPSHMRCRVSEAGQLVFGFEVERPGPSRPMRFPVRTYSRLDDEIHFTEIDVDAVGCRKTRGARGSLELSGHPRLAGLPPPSRIRPTPLEVRWFDEYRLELDRASTRYRIPAR; translated from the coding sequence ATGTCGACCGCACTGCCCATCGTCTACCGCAAGGCCCGCGCTTGGATCGCGGGGTTTCCAGCTCCGACCCGCGAGCTCGCGAAGCTTCTGCCGGATGCGCGCCTCGACGTGATCGAGGTCCGGCCCGGGACCTCCGTGCTGGTGGCCGCAGCCTTCGAGTACGTGGACACCAGCATCGGCCCGTACCTCGAGGCGGCCCTCTCGATCCCCTGTCGATGGGGGCGTCACCTTCGAGTACCGCTGCTACCGCTGATGGCCGAACGCTGGCTCGGTGACGTCGGACACTGGGTGCAGCTCCTGCCCGTGACGACGTCGGCGGCGGACGTCGCCGGGCGAACCATCTGGGGTTACCCGAAGTTCGTGGGGGACATCCAGGTCGATGCCGGTCCTTCGCACATGCGCTGTCGCGTCTCGGAGGCGGGGCAGCTGGTGTTTGGTTTCGAGGTCGAGCGACCCGGCCCCTCGCGTCCCATGCGCTTTCCGGTACGCACGTACTCTCGCCTGGACGACGAGATCCACTTCACCGAGATCGACGTCGACGCGGTCGGTTGCCGAAAGACCCGAGGTGCTCGCGGGTCGCTCGAGCTCTCCGGCCACCCGCGCCTCGCTGGCCTGCCTCCCCCCTCCCGCATCCGGCCGACTCCGCTCGAGGTGCGCTGGTTCGACGAGTACCGTCTGGAGCTCGACCGCGCGAGCACACGTTACCGGATCCCAGCCCGCTAG
- a CDS encoding acyl-CoA/acyl-ACP dehydrogenase gives MLAREAVVELDLLRNPGPWIEPPRASHARARARVFAERALKPRARRIDSEAQHSHPLGSADWAFLREAAAAGWLTGMAPRALGGDGARSTEVAVAMEELCAVCGGLGLLVGANSLGLSALLFSMDLGLWARVVRPAACERRSPPERPTLFAWAITEPSSGSDVEHALGLERVVSPTWAARVPGGYELHGRKAFTSNGSIARYIVVHAALDRSHPRESWTAFLVDTRRDGFSAARDEMKLGQRASPATETAFDGVFVPELDRVGPEGLGFELTELILAGSRGPVGAIATGIARGALEASLRVVARLPEGHPCSAAQPWVKDTVAEMALRLHAARLTYLDATLSFDSQVAPAGRLQAAFASAAPGAARLIPETRLKRGCEVGFSRFLKRLTDSGALRQQLARASSAKVFCADAAMWVCERACDLVPPSDPERWAVDKAFRDAKLAQIYEGTNQINRLLVGEQLLGD, from the coding sequence ATGCTGGCGCGTGAAGCGGTGGTCGAGCTCGATCTCCTCCGGAACCCTGGCCCGTGGATCGAACCGCCACGGGCGAGCCACGCCCGTGCCCGGGCTCGGGTGTTCGCCGAGCGCGCGCTGAAGCCGCGGGCGCGCCGCATCGACAGCGAGGCTCAGCACTCGCATCCGCTCGGGAGCGCGGATTGGGCCTTCCTGCGCGAGGCCGCCGCCGCAGGTTGGCTCACCGGCATGGCGCCGCGCGCGTTGGGCGGTGACGGCGCGCGCTCGACCGAGGTGGCCGTGGCCATGGAGGAGCTCTGCGCAGTCTGCGGGGGACTCGGTCTGCTGGTCGGTGCCAACTCCCTCGGCTTGTCCGCGCTACTCTTCAGCATGGACCTCGGGCTCTGGGCCCGTGTGGTGCGCCCGGCTGCCTGTGAGCGACGCAGTCCCCCGGAGCGACCGACGCTGTTTGCCTGGGCCATCACCGAACCGTCGAGCGGGTCCGACGTCGAACATGCGCTCGGGCTCGAGCGTGTCGTCTCACCCACGTGGGCGGCTCGGGTGCCCGGTGGGTATGAGCTCCATGGTCGCAAGGCGTTCACCTCGAATGGTTCGATCGCGCGTTACATCGTCGTTCACGCAGCCCTCGATCGGTCGCACCCGCGCGAGAGCTGGACCGCGTTCCTGGTCGACACGAGGCGCGACGGATTCAGCGCAGCTCGCGATGAGATGAAGCTCGGGCAGCGGGCGTCGCCGGCGACCGAGACCGCGTTCGATGGGGTGTTCGTGCCGGAGCTCGATCGGGTGGGGCCCGAAGGCCTCGGATTCGAGCTGACCGAGCTGATCCTCGCCGGATCGCGCGGCCCGGTCGGCGCCATTGCGACGGGTATTGCGCGCGGTGCGCTGGAGGCGTCGCTACGGGTGGTCGCCCGCCTGCCGGAAGGGCACCCGTGCTCTGCGGCACAGCCATGGGTGAAGGACACCGTCGCCGAAATGGCGCTACGCCTCCACGCGGCGCGACTCACCTACCTCGACGCCACGCTGTCGTTCGACTCGCAGGTAGCGCCCGCGGGTCGTCTGCAAGCGGCGTTCGCCTCCGCCGCGCCTGGCGCTGCTCGGTTGATTCCGGAGACTCGGCTCAAGCGCGGCTGCGAGGTGGGGTTCTCTCGCTTCCTGAAGCGCCTGACGGACAGTGGAGCCCTGCGTCAGCAGCTCGCGCGCGCGTCGTCCGCCAAGGTCTTCTGCGCGGACGCGGCGATGTGGGTATGCGAGCGCGCCTGTGATCTCGTGCCCCCGAGCGACCCGGAGCGCTGGGCAGTGGACAAGGCGTTTCGAGACGCGAAGCTCGCGCAGATCTACGAGGGCACGAACCAGATCAATCGGCTGCTCGTCGGGGAACAGCTGCTCGGTGACTAG
- a CDS encoding VWA domain-containing protein has product MRVGTLLGLSILGMVSSSGAVVWRTAPLTQAPGGERETRTPSAEAAVVVTIPGPLELEARIGHAVLTSAGRAETYLLFKLRAPAATATAQPVHVVTLIDRSGSMRGRRLANALSAARGLVSRMRDGDRLTLLAYDTRVSTLLPATTLNPESRKRALSRLDSGAASGNTCISCGLESALADLASSEGHVLHVLLLSDGEATAGERSLAGFQRIAGRAREQGISVSSIGIDLDYNEALLSTLARFSNGEHHFARDRAELAKAFEREISGLTKTATTNATLELDLADGAELVQVFDREVEQNGRHLTVRLGSFGAAEEKTLLVKVRLPEGGPRELTVAEFSSSYRLGERSLRASGRLRVRTSDSGTELSLLDPVVATRLARSHTGATLFEAGKLFKSGTPADFAAADRRLGDELDRVRAGARAGGDGRDLHAQAAALEDTRKRLREARGGHCACAPGDLSCAMTCSAGPKARPAPGARCAPSDPLCAEEGSLSAGEKAAAKESVSASNPFRK; this is encoded by the coding sequence ATGCGCGTGGGCACACTGCTTGGGTTGTCCATTCTGGGCATGGTCTCGTCGAGTGGAGCGGTGGTCTGGAGAACCGCGCCATTGACGCAGGCGCCCGGGGGCGAGCGCGAGACAAGGACACCCTCGGCCGAGGCAGCAGTTGTCGTCACGATACCAGGGCCCCTCGAGCTCGAGGCTCGGATCGGGCATGCGGTATTGACGAGCGCTGGCCGAGCCGAGACGTATCTGCTGTTCAAGCTGCGGGCTCCCGCAGCGACAGCGACGGCGCAGCCCGTGCACGTGGTCACGCTCATCGACCGCTCGGGTTCGATGCGGGGTCGCCGCCTCGCCAACGCACTCTCGGCCGCCCGCGGGCTGGTGTCCCGCATGCGCGATGGGGACCGCTTGACGCTGCTGGCCTATGACACCCGCGTGAGCACGCTGCTGCCCGCGACGACGCTGAACCCGGAGTCTCGGAAGCGGGCGCTGTCACGCCTTGATTCCGGCGCCGCATCGGGAAATACCTGCATCTCGTGCGGGCTGGAGTCGGCGTTGGCGGACCTGGCCTCGAGCGAAGGTCACGTGCTCCACGTGCTCTTGCTCAGCGATGGAGAAGCTACGGCGGGCGAGCGGAGCTTGGCGGGGTTTCAGCGCATCGCGGGCCGGGCACGCGAGCAGGGGATCAGCGTCAGCTCCATTGGTATCGACCTGGACTACAACGAAGCGCTGCTCTCGACCTTGGCGCGGTTTTCCAACGGCGAGCACCACTTCGCTCGCGACAGAGCGGAGCTAGCGAAGGCGTTCGAACGCGAAATCTCCGGGCTGACGAAGACGGCGACGACGAACGCTACACTCGAGCTGGACCTCGCCGATGGCGCCGAGCTCGTGCAGGTGTTCGACCGCGAGGTCGAGCAGAACGGTCGGCACCTCACCGTTCGACTTGGCAGCTTCGGTGCCGCGGAAGAGAAGACTTTGTTGGTGAAGGTTCGCTTGCCCGAGGGGGGTCCCCGAGAGCTCACGGTCGCGGAGTTTTCCTCGAGCTATCGCCTTGGCGAGCGCTCGCTCCGTGCGTCCGGCAGGCTGCGAGTCCGCACGAGCGACTCGGGCACGGAGCTCTCTCTTCTCGACCCCGTTGTGGCGACGCGCTTGGCGAGGAGTCACACCGGCGCGACGCTGTTCGAAGCCGGGAAGCTGTTCAAGTCGGGGACGCCAGCCGACTTCGCCGCCGCCGACCGACGACTCGGCGACGAGCTCGACCGCGTCCGCGCCGGTGCCCGTGCTGGCGGCGACGGGCGCGACCTGCACGCACAGGCGGCGGCGCTGGAGGACACACGCAAGCGCCTGCGTGAAGCTCGCGGCGGCCACTGTGCCTGTGCGCCGGGTGACCTCTCGTGCGCGATGACGTGCTCTGCGGGCCCCAAGGCCCGCCCAGCTCCCGGCGCCCGCTGCGCACCAAGCGATCCGCTCTGTGCCGAAGAGGGCAGCCTGTCCGCTGGAGAGAAGGCGGCGGCCAAGGAGTCCGTGAGCGCGTCGAATCCGTTTCGGAAATAG